From one Lycium barbarum isolate Lr01 chromosome 6, ASM1917538v2, whole genome shotgun sequence genomic stretch:
- the LOC132598438 gene encoding pentatricopeptide repeat-containing protein At1g09820, which yields MSTTYFRRCLHHRILLHTATSTPNLFSDPLFKSKVSQLISNQHWSKLKDLIKPINPTSFLEHLLDSGFDSSSILSFFRWSQNHQVYHHPLENLFKVLVLLVNDKRYPKVRSLLHDFVKNGKPHTVSSVFHTLLTCSDNVCANSIIIDMLVLAYVNNGRVDLALEAFNRAGDYGFKLSVFSCKPMLKGVVKEGKFEVGELVYKEMIRRRIEVDLYTFNIVINGLCKAGKLNKARDVMEDMKVRGIMPNVVTYNTLIDGYCKRGGDGKMYKADALLREMVEQGVRPNERTYNTLIDGFCKDDNVGAAMKLFKEMQLQGMRPDIVTFNSLINGLFGDGKVDEALGLRAEMIRLGLEPNIRTYNVMINGFSKMKMFREAKELFDDVMKQGLDLNVLTFNTVIDAHSKAGKMEEAVALRDLMLSKLICPSISTYNCLLGGYYREGNAGAAKELLEEMEKKSVKADLVTYNIRVDAMCKRGESRKAVRLLDEMSEKRLVPSHVTYNTLMAGYCQEGNPKAAVAIRKRMEKEGMQPNVVTYNVLIKGFCQKDKLEEANALLNEMLEKGLVPNRVTYDIIREEMIDKGFVPDIDGHLYKDIVNC from the coding sequence ATGTCGACAACATATTTTCGGCGTTGTCTCCACCACCGTATACTCCTCCACACAGCAACCTCAACACCCAATTTGTTTTCAGACCCACTTTTCAAATCCAAAGTTTCACAGCTAATTTCAAACCAACACTGGTCTAAACTCAAGGACTTAATTAAACCCATTAACCCAACTTCTTTTCTTGAACATCTTTTGGATTCTGGGTTTGATTCTTCCTCCATCTTGAGTTTCTTCAGGTGGTCTCAAAATCATCAGGTTTATCACCACCCTCTTGAAAATTTATTCAAAGTTCTTGTTTTATTAGTCAATGATAAAAGATACCCAAAGGTTCGATCTTTATTGCATGATTTTGTTAAAAATGGGAAACCCCATACTGTTTCTTCTGTTTTTCATACACTTTTGACATGTAGTGATAATGTGTGTGCTAATTCTATTATTATTGACATGTTGGTATTAGCTTATGTTAATAATGGTAGGGTGGATTTAGCTCTTGAGGCTTTTAATAGAGCTGGAGATTATGGGTTTAAGTTATCTGTGTTTTCGTGTAAACCGATGCTTAAAGGGGTGGTGAAAGAGGGAAAGTTTGAGGTAGGAGAGCTTGTGTATAAGGAGATGATTAGGAGGAGGATTGAGGTTGACTTGTACACGTTTAATATTGTGATTAACGGGTTGTGTAAGGCGGGGAAGTTGAATAAGGCTAGGGATGTGATGGAAGATATGAAGGTTAGAGGGATTATGCCTAATGTGGTTACTTATAATACGTTGATTGATGGGTATTGCAAGAGGGGTGGGGATGGGAAGATGTATAAAGCTGATGCACTTTTGAGAGAAATGGTGGAGCAGGGGGTGAGGCCAAATGAGAGAACTTATAATACTCTTATCGATGGGTTTTGTAAGGATGATAATGTCGGGGCAGCTATGAAGCTCTTTAAAGAAATGCAGCTTCAAGGGATGAGACCGGATATTGTGACGTTTAACTCGTTAATTAACGGGCTCTTTGGTGATGGGAAAGTTGATGAGGCTCTTGGTTTACGTGCAGAAATGATACGTTTGGGGTTGGAGCCTAATATTCGGACTTATAATGTAATGATAAATGGTTTTTCAAAAATGAAGATGTTTAGAGAGGCTAAAGAgttgtttgatgatgttatgAAGCAAGGGTTAGATCTAAACGTACTAACTTTCAACACAGTTATTGATGCTCATAGTAAGGCTGGAAAAATGGAAGAAGCAGTCGCTCTTCGTGACTTGATGTTGAGCAAACTGATTTGTCCTAGCATTTCAACGTATAATTGCTTATTAGGGGGTTATTATCGAGAGGGAAATGCTGGAGCAGCAAAAGAGCTATTGGAGGAAATGGAGAAGAAGAGTGTGAAGGCTGATTTAGTAACGTACAACATTCGAGTAGATGCAATGTGCAAAAGGGGAGAATCAAGAAAGGCAGTTAGACTTCTGGATGAGATGTCTGAGAAAAGGTTGGTCCCAAGTCACGTGACATACAACACTTTGATGGCTGGCTATTGCCAAGAAGGTAACCCCAAAGCAGCTGTTGCTATTAGGAAAAGAATGGAGAAGGAaggaatgcaaccaaatgttgtCACTTATAATGTGTTGATTAAAGGTTTCTGTCAGAAAGATAAACTGGAAGAAGCAAATGCTCTTTTGAACGAGATGTTGGAAAAAGGATTGGTACCCAATAGAGTTACCTATGACATTATCAGAGAAGAAATGATAGACAAGGGATTTGTCCCTGACATAGATGGACACCTCTACAAGGATATTGTCAATTGTTAA